A window of Balearica regulorum gibbericeps isolate bBalReg1 chromosome Z, bBalReg1.pri, whole genome shotgun sequence contains these coding sequences:
- the TOMM5 gene encoding mitochondrial import receptor subunit TOM5 homolog, which produces MFRIEGLGPKMDPEELKRKMRRDVLTSVRNFLIYVALLRITPFILKKLDSI; this is translated from the exons ATGTTCCGCATCGAGGGCCTGGGACCCAAGATGGACCCAGAGGAGCTGAAGCGGAAGATGCGCCGCGATGTTCTCACCTCTGTCCGTAACTTCCTCATCTACGTCGCGCTGCTTCGGATCA ctCCTTTCATCTTGAAGAAGCTGGACAGTATATGA